A window of the Gemmatirosa kalamazoonensis genome harbors these coding sequences:
- a CDS encoding HXXEE domain-containing protein, which produces MPRRPPLRILAALVPLHNAEEALTFGHYLPAVRARVPPVLAPLAASITERQLLVALGAATVVPVAVVLWAERRPRSGGARWLALLVAAVLLVNVASHVAAAVVVLRGYSPGLVTALALNLPGCAWLLWRAARERWVSPGAFAALLPAAFVVHGPLLLGLIALAGR; this is translated from the coding sequence GTGCCGCGTCGACCGCCGCTCCGGATCCTCGCCGCCCTCGTGCCGCTCCACAACGCCGAGGAGGCGCTGACGTTCGGGCACTACCTGCCCGCGGTGCGCGCGCGGGTGCCGCCGGTGCTCGCCCCGCTCGCCGCGTCGATCACCGAGCGGCAGCTGCTCGTCGCGCTCGGCGCGGCGACGGTCGTGCCGGTCGCCGTCGTGCTGTGGGCGGAGCGGCGGCCCCGATCGGGCGGCGCGCGGTGGCTCGCCCTGCTCGTCGCGGCGGTGCTGCTCGTGAACGTCGCGTCGCACGTCGCCGCCGCGGTGGTCGTGCTCCGCGGCTACTCTCCCGGTCTGGTGACGGCGCTCGCCCTCAACCTGCCCGGATGCGCGTGGCTGCTGTGGCGCGCCGCGCGCGAGCGGTGGGTGAGCCCCGGCGCGTTCGCCGCGCTCCTCCCGGCGGCGTTCGTCGTCCACGGGCCGCTGCTCCTCGGCCTCATCGCCCTCGCCGGCCGCTGA
- a CDS encoding DPP IV N-terminal domain-containing protein, translating to MSPRRFHASSVALLALVATGAGAQDRLPSMPGYDRYQQMLPSYQGAVRLGSVLGGFGFGRAAGGRGVVPPSGVTWSADGRFLDYAASGTRYRLDLASKTRSTLAGDAAATPAGPPPFLGRGGGEPMRGCGGAMLPPPERGRQRPVAASPDGKLLAHYRDRNVYVCDAAGANEVAVTTDGSEKTRTKYGTASWVYGEELGQTTAMWWSPSGDRLAYFRFDESQVPDFYITQNETKLQTTLDVEAYPKPGVPNPVVELYVYDVATKQSRKIDVRDGKPFTNDVVGHYVYDVRWAPNGKDLLIHRTNRRQNVLELAACSAATGACRAIIHEEWPTGWLENHPTMRFLADSNRFIWESERTGFKNYYLYDLDGRLLKTLTRNPFEAAGIVRVDERANALWYLARDGDNYLKTQLHRVRLDGTGDRRLTDAAFAHQVDVSPDGRFFVDVAQTHDRAPVSRLVDAASGKAVAELATSDVSQMEQRGIRKAELYSYLAADGKTTLYGEIWFPSNFDPSKQYPVLTAVYGGPESGSNVPTETFSAGNPLTEYGFIVVSLSSRAAPGLGRRALDAIYMKLGQTEIDDMAEGIKALYGRPYVDRNRVGIYGTSYGGYSAVMSILRHPDVFAVASSESPPTDWRNYDTIYTERYMWIPQENAEGYDKGAAMTYVKNLRGRLMLYFGTLDNNVHTNNTMQLVRALQAAGKSFELQAGPDLGHSSLNANRRMEFLVENLIQRPERIRQGYDRATP from the coding sequence ATGTCCCCGCGTCGCTTCCACGCAAGTTCGGTCGCCCTCCTCGCCCTCGTGGCCACCGGCGCTGGCGCGCAGGACCGGCTGCCGTCCATGCCCGGCTACGACCGCTACCAGCAGATGCTCCCGTCCTACCAGGGCGCCGTGCGCCTCGGGAGCGTCCTCGGCGGCTTCGGCTTCGGGCGCGCTGCGGGCGGACGGGGCGTCGTCCCACCGAGCGGGGTCACCTGGTCGGCCGACGGGCGCTTCCTCGACTACGCCGCGAGCGGCACGCGCTACCGCCTCGACCTCGCGTCGAAGACGAGGAGCACCCTCGCCGGCGACGCCGCGGCCACGCCGGCCGGCCCCCCGCCGTTCCTCGGTCGCGGGGGCGGGGAGCCGATGCGCGGCTGCGGCGGCGCGATGCTCCCGCCGCCCGAGCGGGGGCGCCAGCGCCCGGTCGCCGCCTCGCCGGACGGCAAGCTCCTCGCCCACTACCGCGACCGCAACGTCTACGTCTGCGACGCGGCCGGCGCGAACGAGGTCGCGGTCACGACCGACGGCAGCGAGAAGACGCGCACCAAGTACGGCACCGCGTCGTGGGTCTACGGCGAGGAGCTCGGCCAGACCACGGCGATGTGGTGGAGCCCGTCGGGCGACCGGCTCGCGTACTTCCGGTTCGACGAGAGCCAGGTCCCCGACTTCTACATCACGCAGAACGAGACGAAGCTCCAGACGACGCTCGACGTCGAGGCGTACCCGAAGCCCGGCGTGCCGAACCCCGTCGTCGAGCTGTACGTGTACGACGTCGCCACGAAGCAGAGCCGCAAGATCGACGTGCGCGACGGCAAGCCGTTCACGAACGACGTCGTCGGCCACTACGTGTACGACGTGCGCTGGGCGCCTAACGGAAAGGATCTGCTCATCCACCGCACGAACCGCCGCCAGAACGTTCTCGAGCTCGCGGCCTGCTCCGCGGCGACCGGCGCGTGCCGCGCGATCATCCACGAGGAGTGGCCCACCGGGTGGCTCGAGAACCATCCCACGATGCGCTTCCTCGCCGACAGCAACCGGTTCATCTGGGAGTCGGAGCGCACCGGCTTCAAGAACTACTATCTGTACGATCTCGACGGCCGCCTGCTGAAGACGCTCACGCGCAACCCGTTCGAGGCCGCGGGCATCGTGCGCGTCGACGAGCGCGCGAACGCGCTCTGGTACCTCGCGCGCGACGGCGACAACTACCTGAAGACGCAGCTCCATCGCGTGAGGCTCGACGGCACCGGCGACCGCCGCCTCACCGATGCTGCCTTCGCGCACCAGGTCGACGTGTCGCCCGACGGCAGGTTCTTCGTCGACGTCGCGCAGACGCACGACCGGGCGCCGGTGTCGCGCCTCGTCGATGCCGCGTCCGGGAAGGCCGTCGCCGAGCTGGCGACGAGCGACGTATCGCAGATGGAGCAGCGCGGCATCCGCAAGGCGGAGCTGTACAGCTACCTCGCCGCCGACGGCAAGACGACGCTCTACGGCGAGATCTGGTTCCCGTCGAACTTCGATCCGTCGAAGCAGTACCCGGTGCTCACCGCGGTCTACGGCGGCCCGGAGTCGGGGAGCAACGTGCCCACCGAGACGTTCAGCGCCGGCAACCCGCTCACCGAGTACGGCTTCATCGTCGTCTCGCTGTCGTCGCGCGCCGCACCGGGGCTCGGCCGCCGCGCGCTCGACGCGATCTACATGAAGCTCGGCCAGACCGAGATCGACGACATGGCCGAGGGGATCAAGGCGCTCTACGGCCGCCCGTACGTCGACCGCAACCGCGTCGGCATCTACGGCACGTCGTACGGCGGCTACTCGGCGGTGATGTCGATCCTCCGCCACCCCGACGTGTTCGCCGTCGCCTCGTCGGAGTCGCCGCCGACCGACTGGCGCAACTACGACACGATCTACACCGAGCGGTACATGTGGATCCCGCAGGAGAACGCCGAGGGCTACGACAAGGGCGCGGCGATGACGTACGTGAAGAACCTGCGCGGTCGGCTCATGCTCTACTTCGGCACGCTCGACAACAACGTCCACACGAACAACACCATGCAGCTCGTGCGCGCGCTGCAGGCCGCCGGCAAGAGCTTCGAGCTGCAGGCCGGGCCGGACCTCGGCCACAGCAGCCTGAACGCGAACCGCCGCATGGAGTTCCTCGTCGAGAACCTGATCCAGCGCCCCGAGCGCATCCGCCAGGGCTACGATCGGGCGACGCCGTAG
- a CDS encoding gluconokinase — protein sequence MAPNVVVLMGPAGAGKTTVGERLAESLGWPFADADAFHPASNVEKMRRGEGLTDADRAPWLAALREAVRATLARGDHLVLACSALRRSYREALVPPDAPSGAVRFAYLHVSRAELARRLATRVGHYAPPSLLDSQLATLEEPAPEEGIAWIDGERPVPDVVAALVALLRG from the coding sequence GTGGCGCCGAACGTCGTCGTGCTCATGGGTCCGGCCGGCGCCGGCAAGACGACCGTGGGCGAGCGGCTGGCCGAGTCGTTGGGCTGGCCGTTCGCCGACGCCGACGCGTTCCATCCCGCGTCGAACGTCGAGAAGATGCGGCGGGGCGAGGGGCTCACCGACGCCGACCGCGCGCCGTGGCTCGCCGCGCTGCGCGAGGCCGTGCGCGCCACGCTCGCCCGCGGCGACCATCTCGTGCTCGCCTGCTCGGCGCTGCGCCGCAGCTACCGCGAGGCGCTCGTGCCGCCCGACGCGCCGAGCGGCGCCGTGCGCTTCGCGTATCTGCACGTGAGCCGCGCCGAGCTCGCGCGGCGGCTCGCCACGCGCGTCGGCCACTACGCGCCCCCATCGCTGCTCGACAGCCAGCTCGCGACGCTCGAGGAGCCGGCGCCGGAGGAGGGGATCGCCTGGATCGACGGCGAGCGTCCGGTGCCCGACGTCGTGGCCGCGCTGGTCGCCCTCTTGCGCGGATGA
- a CDS encoding ornithine cyclodeaminase family protein, whose translation MPPTQAHTLVLTRADVVALLDLDACIDAVEDAFRAHAAGYVLPAGVLGTRAAEGGFHVKVAGLRRGRPYYAAKVNANFPGNAGRGLPTIQGVVALHDAADGSLLALLDSGALTALRTAAATAVAARHLARVDARTVTVVGCGVQGRAQLRALARVRPLARAYACDHDAAAARAFADELSRALAIPVEVAADHRAAASASDVVVTCTTARGALLDAGDVRAGAFVAAVGADAEDKQELTPALLASSAVVVDVLAQCAAIGDLHHALDAGAMRRDDVRGELADVVSGRRPGRLRDDEVVVFDSTGTALEDVAAAAVIYERACALGRGVALVLGT comes from the coding sequence ATGCCGCCCACGCAAGCGCACACGCTCGTCCTCACGCGCGCCGACGTCGTCGCCCTGCTCGACCTCGACGCGTGCATCGACGCCGTCGAGGACGCGTTCCGCGCCCACGCCGCGGGTTACGTGCTGCCGGCCGGTGTGCTCGGGACGCGCGCCGCCGAGGGCGGCTTCCACGTGAAGGTCGCCGGGCTGCGGCGCGGGCGGCCGTACTACGCCGCGAAGGTGAACGCGAACTTCCCCGGCAACGCGGGCCGCGGGCTCCCCACCATCCAGGGCGTCGTCGCGCTGCACGATGCCGCCGACGGCTCGCTGCTCGCGCTGCTCGACTCCGGCGCGCTCACGGCGCTCCGCACCGCCGCCGCGACCGCCGTCGCCGCGCGGCACCTCGCCCGTGTCGACGCGCGCACCGTGACGGTCGTCGGCTGCGGCGTGCAGGGGCGCGCACAGCTCCGCGCGCTCGCCCGGGTGCGGCCGCTCGCGCGCGCGTACGCGTGCGACCACGATGCGGCCGCGGCGCGCGCGTTCGCCGACGAGCTGTCGCGCGCGCTCGCGATCCCCGTGGAGGTGGCCGCCGACCACCGCGCCGCGGCGTCGGCGAGCGACGTCGTCGTCACGTGCACCACCGCGCGCGGCGCGCTGCTCGACGCGGGCGACGTGCGCGCCGGTGCGTTCGTCGCCGCCGTCGGCGCCGACGCGGAGGACAAGCAGGAGCTCACGCCCGCGCTGCTCGCGTCGAGCGCCGTCGTCGTCGACGTGCTCGCGCAGTGCGCCGCGATCGGCGACCTGCACCACGCGCTCGACGCCGGTGCGATGCGGCGCGACGACGTGCGCGGCGAGCTCGCCGACGTGGTGAGCGGCCGCCGGCCCGGCCGCCTGCGCGACGACGAGGTCGTGGTGTTCGACAGCACCGGCACCGCGCTCGAGGACGTCGCCGCCGCGGCCGTGATCTACGAGCGGGCGTGCGCGCTCGGCCGCGGCGTCGCGCTCGTGTTAGGCACCTGA
- a CDS encoding chromate resistance protein ChrB domain-containing protein, giving the protein MQWITRQHPKIDRVACPWLVARFIDAEAEFLFVPPDDVASEAARTGAVPFDVDGVELSHDGPRCSFDAFLAKYAVDDPALDTIATIVRGADTARLDLAPQAAGLLAISLGLSRLFRDDHEMLRHGFVLYDALYAWCREARDETHTWNPQRTAAA; this is encoded by the coding sequence ATGCAGTGGATCACGCGCCAGCACCCGAAGATCGACCGCGTCGCCTGCCCGTGGCTCGTCGCGCGCTTCATCGACGCGGAAGCCGAGTTCCTGTTCGTGCCGCCGGACGACGTCGCGTCCGAGGCGGCGCGCACGGGCGCGGTCCCGTTCGACGTCGACGGCGTGGAGCTGTCGCACGACGGCCCGCGCTGCAGCTTCGACGCGTTCCTCGCGAAGTACGCCGTCGACGATCCCGCGCTCGACACGATCGCGACCATCGTGCGCGGCGCCGACACCGCGCGGCTCGACCTCGCGCCGCAGGCGGCCGGGCTGCTCGCGATCTCGCTCGGCCTGTCGCGCCTCTTCCGCGACGACCACGAGATGCTCCGCCACGGCTTCGTGCTGTACGACGCGCTCTATGCCTGGTGCCGCGAGGCGCGCGACGAGACGCACACGTGGAACCCGCAGCGCACGGCGGCCGCGTGA
- a CDS encoding outer membrane protein produces MSRHRFGSRTSLSALSLVACLAAPAAAALAQGGGPGKGFLLGTPVGSLSIRAGYDHATAGSDIFTDPSTIGKLTLSKGDFSAPSLAADIGVRISDRLDFVLGSSYAGNRTRSHYRDFTETVGSNQNAEIEQTTTFQRVPITGSLKLYLTPRGRSIGKFAWVPSRLSPYLGGGGGFIWYRFQQQGDFVDFNTPNTRIFTATFESSNWTGEAHAFGGLDYTLNPRLALTAETRYTWGRAGLSSDYAGFQRIDLSGLAATAGLTVRF; encoded by the coding sequence ATGTCGCGTCACCGTTTCGGCAGTCGCACGTCGCTCTCGGCGCTCTCGCTCGTCGCGTGTCTCGCCGCACCGGCCGCGGCGGCGCTCGCTCAGGGCGGGGGGCCTGGCAAGGGGTTCCTGCTCGGCACACCGGTCGGGTCGCTGTCCATCCGGGCGGGGTACGACCACGCCACGGCGGGCAGCGACATCTTCACCGACCCCTCCACGATCGGGAAGCTCACCCTGTCGAAGGGCGATTTCAGCGCGCCGTCGCTGGCGGCGGACATCGGCGTCCGGATCTCCGACCGGCTCGACTTCGTGCTCGGCAGCTCGTACGCGGGCAACCGGACGCGGTCGCACTACCGCGACTTCACCGAGACGGTCGGCAGCAACCAGAACGCGGAGATCGAGCAGACGACGACGTTCCAGCGCGTGCCGATCACGGGGAGCCTCAAGCTGTACCTGACGCCGCGCGGCCGGTCGATCGGGAAGTTCGCCTGGGTGCCGAGCCGTCTCTCGCCGTACCTCGGCGGCGGCGGCGGGTTCATCTGGTACCGCTTCCAGCAGCAGGGCGACTTCGTCGACTTCAACACGCCGAACACGCGGATCTTCACGGCGACGTTCGAGTCGTCGAACTGGACGGGTGAGGCGCACGCATTCGGGGGCTTGGATTACACGCTGAATCCGCGACTCGCGCTCACGGCGGAGACGCGGTATACGTGGGGGCGCGCGGGGCTCAGCTCGGATTATGCGGGCTTCCAGCGCATCGATCTGTCGGGGCTCGCAGCGACGGCCGGCCTGACCGTCCGATTCTGA
- a CDS encoding copper homeostasis protein CutC has product MPVVVEACIDSVASAVAAERGGAARVELCDALHDAGTTPSAGMIAAVKERVRVPVFVIVRPRGGGFVYSAEELDVMRRDVIAARRLGADGVVIGALRPDGTVDDAATRALVDAAEGLPVTFHRAFDLVADRDAALDALVACGVSRVLTSGGAPSAIEGADAIAALVRRAADRLTVLAGGGIREAHVAELVRRTGVREVHVRGSRLTRTEMTSANGAIRLRKPLPDDEGAWEETDEARIRELVHRANAEPGG; this is encoded by the coding sequence ATGCCCGTCGTCGTCGAAGCCTGCATCGATTCCGTCGCCTCCGCCGTGGCGGCCGAGCGTGGCGGCGCCGCGCGCGTGGAGCTGTGCGACGCGCTGCACGACGCCGGCACGACGCCGAGCGCGGGGATGATCGCGGCGGTGAAGGAGCGCGTGCGCGTTCCCGTGTTCGTCATCGTCCGACCGCGCGGTGGCGGCTTCGTCTACTCCGCCGAGGAGCTGGACGTCATGCGCCGCGACGTGATCGCCGCCCGGCGGCTCGGCGCCGACGGCGTGGTGATCGGCGCGCTGCGGCCCGACGGCACGGTGGACGACGCGGCGACGCGCGCGCTCGTCGACGCCGCCGAGGGACTGCCGGTGACGTTCCACCGCGCGTTCGATCTCGTGGCCGACCGCGACGCCGCGCTCGACGCGCTCGTCGCCTGCGGCGTGTCGCGCGTGCTGACGTCCGGCGGCGCGCCGTCGGCGATCGAGGGCGCCGACGCGATCGCCGCGCTCGTGCGGCGTGCCGCGGACCGTCTCACCGTGCTGGCCGGCGGCGGCATACGCGAGGCGCACGTGGCCGAGCTGGTGCGCCGCACCGGCGTGCGCGAGGTGCACGTGCGCGGCAGTCGACTGACGCGCACCGAGATGACGTCCGCGAACGGCGCCATCCGCCTGCGCAAGCCGCTGCCCGACGACGAAGGCGCGTGGGAGGAGACGGACGAGGCGCGCATCCGCGAGCTCGTGCACCGGGCGAACGCGGAGCCGGGCGGGTGA
- a CDS encoding amidohydrolase family protein has protein sequence MPDAIRAARLAALVPAVTLSAVTNAAAQPALAAELRPFVSVDAPVVALTHARVIDGTGAPPRADQTIVIEGGAIRAVGDAASVVVPAGARTIDLAGRTVLPGLVMVHEHMFYPSGGGTVYNEQAFSFPRLYLAGGVTTARTAGNMVGYADLELKSAIDEGRALGPALDVTAPYLEGPGLPIYQVHALTGPDDARQMVAHWADRGATSFKAYMHITRAELKVAADEAHRRGLKITGHLCSVTFREAAALGIDNLEHGVVVASDFAAGKTPDACPANQQASVAAAPDDSIVALARDLATRKVALTSTLTVFETFAPNRPPAPNGALDAMLPEAREQYLRRRLAIASQPASPWTMLLAKEMRFEREFLRAGGLLLAGTDPTGYGGVVAGYSNARELELLVEAGLTPLEAITVGTLHGARYLGRADRVGSIAVGKRADLVVVRGDPSARIADVENVETVFKDGVGYDSAKLFASVKGQVGLH, from the coding sequence ATGCCTGACGCCATCCGTGCCGCGCGGCTCGCCGCGCTCGTCCCCGCCGTCACGCTGAGCGCCGTGACGAACGCCGCCGCCCAGCCCGCGCTCGCGGCCGAGCTGCGGCCGTTCGTGAGCGTCGACGCACCGGTCGTCGCACTCACCCACGCGCGCGTGATCGACGGCACCGGCGCGCCGCCGCGCGCGGACCAGACGATCGTCATCGAGGGCGGCGCCATCCGCGCGGTGGGCGACGCCGCGTCGGTCGTGGTGCCGGCCGGCGCGCGCACGATCGATCTCGCGGGACGCACGGTGCTGCCGGGGCTCGTGATGGTGCACGAGCACATGTTCTACCCGTCGGGCGGCGGCACCGTGTACAACGAGCAGGCGTTCAGCTTCCCGCGCCTCTACCTCGCCGGCGGCGTCACCACCGCGCGCACGGCGGGGAACATGGTGGGCTACGCGGACCTCGAGCTGAAGAGCGCGATCGACGAGGGGCGGGCGTTAGGCCCGGCGCTCGACGTCACCGCGCCGTACCTCGAGGGGCCGGGGCTGCCGATCTACCAGGTGCACGCGCTCACCGGTCCCGACGACGCGCGGCAGATGGTCGCGCACTGGGCCGACCGCGGCGCGACGTCGTTCAAGGCGTACATGCACATCACGCGGGCCGAGCTGAAGGTCGCGGCCGACGAGGCGCACCGGCGCGGGCTCAAGATCACCGGCCACCTCTGCTCGGTGACGTTCCGCGAGGCCGCGGCGTTAGGCATCGACAACCTGGAGCACGGGGTCGTCGTGGCGAGCGACTTCGCCGCCGGCAAGACGCCCGACGCGTGCCCCGCGAACCAGCAGGCGTCGGTCGCCGCGGCGCCGGACGACTCGATCGTCGCCCTCGCGCGCGACCTCGCGACGCGGAAGGTCGCGCTCACCTCGACGCTCACCGTGTTCGAGACGTTCGCGCCGAACCGGCCGCCCGCGCCTAACGGTGCGCTGGACGCGATGCTCCCCGAGGCGCGCGAGCAGTACCTCCGCCGGCGCCTCGCGATCGCGTCGCAGCCGGCGTCGCCGTGGACGATGCTGCTCGCGAAGGAGATGCGCTTCGAGCGCGAGTTCCTGCGCGCCGGCGGGCTGCTCCTCGCGGGCACCGATCCCACCGGCTACGGCGGCGTCGTCGCGGGCTACTCGAACGCGCGCGAGCTCGAGCTGCTCGTCGAGGCGGGTCTGACGCCGCTCGAGGCGATCACGGTCGGCACGCTGCACGGCGCGCGCTACCTCGGCCGCGCGGACCGCGTCGGCTCGATCGCCGTCGGCAAGCGCGCGGATCTCGTCGTCGTGCGCGGCGATCCGTCGGCGCGCATCGCCGACGTGGAGAACGTGGAGACGGTGTTCAAGGACGGCGTCGGCTACGACTCGGCGAAGCTGTTCGCGTCGGTCAAGGGGCAGGTGGGGCTGCACTGA
- a CDS encoding DNA alkylation repair protein, translating into MAPPAVTLQALVAEVRALADPARAEGAARFFRVGPGQYGEGDRFLGLTVPQVRRLARSHRTLPFHDVVALLRSEWHEERLLAILLLVDAHDGADAELRRRILDVYLSPDTRVDNWDLVDASAARIVGPHVSSDDVSLLDRLASAPSLWHRRIAMIATLHHIRLGEMRPALHIAERLLDDGHDLIHKAVGWMLRETWHRDAAAAEGFMRRHYARLPRTTLRYAIERFPEPRRRRWLTGDLA; encoded by the coding sequence GTGGCGCCACCGGCCGTGACGCTCCAGGCGCTCGTCGCCGAGGTGCGCGCGCTCGCCGATCCGGCGCGGGCGGAGGGCGCGGCGCGCTTCTTCCGCGTCGGTCCGGGCCAGTATGGGGAAGGGGACCGGTTCCTCGGCCTCACGGTGCCGCAGGTGCGCCGGCTCGCGCGCTCGCATCGCACGCTCCCGTTCCACGACGTCGTCGCGCTGCTGCGGTCCGAGTGGCACGAGGAGCGGCTGCTCGCGATCCTGCTGCTCGTCGACGCGCACGACGGCGCGGACGCCGAGCTGCGGCGCCGGATCCTCGACGTCTACCTGTCGCCCGACACGCGCGTCGACAACTGGGATCTCGTGGACGCGTCGGCGGCGCGCATCGTCGGCCCACACGTGTCGTCAGACGACGTCTCGCTGCTCGACCGACTGGCGAGCGCGCCGTCGCTGTGGCACCGGCGCATCGCGATGATCGCGACGCTCCACCACATCCGGCTCGGCGAGATGCGTCCCGCGCTGCACATCGCCGAGCGGCTGCTCGACGACGGGCACGATCTCATTCACAAGGCGGTCGGATGGATGCTGCGCGAGACGTGGCACCGCGACGCCGCGGCGGCCGAGGGATTCATGCGTCGGCACTACGCGCGGCTGCCGCGCACGACGCTGCGCTACGCGATCGAGCGGTTTCCCGAGCCGCGTCGTCGACGCTGGCTCACTGGCGACCTGGCGTGA